The proteins below are encoded in one region of Paracoccus sp. N5:
- a CDS encoding formate--tetrahydrofolate ligase produces MAYKSDSEIASEAAKLPIRDVAAKLGIAVEDMLPYGHDKAKISRQFIDGLADRPSGKLVLVTAINPTPAGEGKTTTTVGLGDALNRIGKRACICIREASLGPNFGMKGGAAGGGYAQVIPMEDMNLHFTGDFHAITSAHNLLSAMIDNHIYWGNEQQIDLRRVVWRRVLDMNDRALRQITCSLGGVTNGFPRETGFDITVASEVMAILCLATDLDDLGRRLGDMIVAYRRDRTPVYCRDIKADGAMAVLLRDAMQPNLVQTLEHNPAFVHGGPFANIAHGCNSVIATTTALKLADYVVTEAGFGADLGAEKFFDIKCRKAGLKPDVAVIVATVRALKMNGGVAKAELAAENVEALRKGCANLGRHIANMKSFGVPVVVAVNHFAGDTEAEIRALQDYARARGVEAILCRHWAEGSEGAVDLAQKVVQIAEAGGAEFAPLYPDDLSLFAKIETIAKRIYYADAVLADTAIRNQLKEWEDQGYGHLPICMAKTQYSFTTDPDRRGAPEGHSVPVREVRLAAGAGFVVVICGEIMTMPGLPRQPAAEAIGLNGAREVVGLF; encoded by the coding sequence ATGGCATACAAGAGCGACTCGGAAATCGCCTCGGAGGCGGCCAAGCTGCCGATCCGGGACGTCGCGGCAAAGCTCGGCATCGCGGTCGAGGACATGCTGCCCTATGGCCACGACAAGGCCAAGATCAGCCGGCAGTTCATCGACGGGCTGGCCGACCGGCCCTCGGGCAAGCTGGTGCTGGTCACGGCGATCAACCCGACCCCGGCCGGCGAGGGCAAGACCACCACCACGGTCGGCCTGGGCGACGCGCTGAACCGCATCGGCAAGCGCGCCTGCATCTGCATCCGCGAGGCCAGCCTCGGGCCGAATTTCGGCATGAAGGGCGGCGCGGCGGGCGGCGGCTATGCGCAGGTGATCCCGATGGAGGACATGAACCTGCATTTCACCGGCGATTTCCACGCCATCACCAGCGCCCACAACCTGCTGTCGGCGATGATCGACAACCATATCTATTGGGGGAACGAGCAGCAGATCGACCTGCGCCGCGTGGTCTGGCGCCGGGTGCTGGACATGAACGACCGCGCCCTGCGCCAGATCACCTGCTCGCTGGGCGGCGTGACCAACGGTTTCCCGCGCGAGACCGGCTTCGACATCACCGTCGCCTCGGAGGTGATGGCGATCCTGTGCCTGGCGACCGATCTCGACGACCTGGGGCGGCGGCTGGGCGACATGATCGTCGCCTATCGGCGCGACAGGACGCCGGTCTATTGCCGCGACATCAAGGCGGACGGCGCGATGGCCGTGCTGCTGAGGGACGCGATGCAGCCCAACCTGGTGCAGACGCTGGAGCACAACCCGGCCTTCGTGCATGGCGGCCCCTTCGCCAATATCGCCCATGGCTGCAATTCGGTGATCGCCACCACCACGGCGCTGAAACTGGCCGATTACGTGGTGACCGAGGCCGGCTTCGGCGCCGACCTGGGGGCCGAGAAATTCTTCGACATCAAATGCCGCAAGGCCGGGCTGAAGCCGGACGTGGCGGTGATCGTCGCCACGGTGCGCGCGCTGAAGATGAACGGTGGCGTCGCCAAGGCGGAGCTCGCGGCCGAGAATGTCGAGGCGCTGCGCAAGGGCTGCGCCAATCTGGGCCGCCATATCGCCAACATGAAATCCTTCGGCGTGCCGGTGGTCGTCGCGGTCAACCATTTCGCCGGCGATACCGAGGCCGAAATTCGCGCGTTGCAGGACTATGCCAGGGCGCGCGGGGTCGAGGCGATCCTGTGCAGGCACTGGGCCGAGGGCTCGGAAGGCGCGGTCGATCTGGCGCAGAAGGTCGTGCAGATCGCCGAGGCGGGCGGCGCGGAATTCGCCCCGCTCTATCCCGACGACCTGTCGCTCTTCGCCAAGATCGAGACCATCGCCAAGCGCATCTATTATGCCGACGCGGTGCTGGCCGATACCGCGATCCGCAACCAGCTGAAGGAATGGGAGGACCAGGGCTATGGCCACCTGCCGATCTGCATGGCCAAGACCCAGTACAGCTTCACCACCGACCCGGATCGGCGCGGCGCGCCCGAGGGCCATTCCGTGCCGGTCCGCGAGGTGCGGCTG